One Callospermophilus lateralis isolate mCalLat2 chromosome 6, mCalLat2.hap1, whole genome shotgun sequence genomic region harbors:
- the LOC143402599 gene encoding gastricsin-like — MKWMVVALVCLLVLEASTTLVRVPLRKMKTMRQTMREKGLLGDFLRTHKYDPAQKYCFSDFSVLYEPMTYMDAAYFGEISIGTPPQNFLVVFDTGSSNLWVPSVYCQSLACTTHPRFNPSKSSTFSTNGQTFSMQYGTGSLTGFFGYDTLSVESIQVPNQEFGLSEQEPGTNFVYVQFDGIMGLAYPALSAGGATTALQGMLRVDALSSPMFSVYLSNQEGSEDGGAVIFGGVDESLYTGQISWAPVTRELYWQISIQEFYVGEEASGWCSQGCQAMVDTGTSLLVVPKKHLSSLLQTIGAQEDEYGQFFVNCNDIQNLPTFTFVINGVQFPLPPSAYILNEDGYCSVGLQSIDMSLEDGQPFWILGDVFLRSYYSIFDLANNRVGFATLA, encoded by the exons ATGAAGTGGATGGTAGTGGCCTTGGTCTGCCTCCTGGTCTTGGAGGCATCGACTACACTTGTCAG GGTCCCCCTGAGGAAAATGAAGACTATGCGTCAGACCATGAGGGAAAAGGGCTTGCTGGGGGACTTCCTGAGGACCCACAAGTACGACCCCGCTCAGAAGTACTGCTTCAGCGACTTCAGCGTGCTCTATGAGCCCATGACCTACATGGAT GCTGCCTACTTTGGTGAGATCAGCATCGGGACTCCACCCCAGAACTTCCTGGTCGTGTTTGACACTGGCTCCTCCAACCTGTGGGTGCCCTCGGTCTACTGCCAGAGCCTGGCCTGCA CCACACACCCTCGCTTCAACCCCAGCaagtcctctaccttctccaccaACGGGCAGACCTTCTCCATGCAGTATGGTACCGGCAGCCTCACTGGCTTCTTCGGCTATGACACCCTGAGT GTCGAGAGCATCCAGGTCCCCAACCAGGAGTTCGGCCTGAGTGAGCAGGAGCCGGGTACCAATTTTGTCTATGTGCAATTCGATGGCATCATGGGCCTGGCCTACCCTGCCCTGTCCGCAGGAGGTGCCACCACAGCCCTGCAGGGCATGCTGCGGGTGGACGCCCTGTCCAGCCCCATGTTCAGCGTCTACCTCAGCAA CCAAGAGGGATCTGAGGACGGAGGAGCGGTCATCTTTGGAGGTGTGGATGAGAGCCTGTACACAGGGCAGATCTCCTGGGCCCCTGTCACCCGGGAGCTCTACTGGCAGATCAGCATCCAGGA GTTCTATGTTGGGGAAGAGGCTTCTGGCTGGTGCTCCCAGGGCTGCcaggccatggtggacacaggaaCCTCTCTGCTTGTTGTGCCCAAGAAGCACCTGAGCTCCCTTCTGCAGACCATTGGGGCCCAGGAGGATGAGTATGGACAG TTTTTCGTGAACTGTAATGACATCCAGAACCTGCCCACCTTCACCTTCGTCATCAACGGGGTGCAGTTCCCTCTGCCGCCCTCTGCCTACATCCTCAAT GAGGATGGCTACTGCTCTGTGGGACTGCAATCCATCGACATGTCCTTGGAGGATGGCCAGCCCTTTTGGATTCTTGGGGACGTCTTCCTCAGGTCCTACTATTCCATCTTTGACCTGGCCAACAACAGGGTGGGCTTTGCCACTCTCGCCTAG